The Alphaproteobacteria bacterium US3C007 genomic interval CGGTGCATTGCATCTTGATGCTTTGGTAGGAACGTTAACAGGCGCCGGCATCGACTGCGTGAGCCTGAACCTGCCCGCAGGCGAGGCGACCAAATCATGGGCTAAACTGGGCGACACTGTAGATTGGCTGCTTGCGCAAAAAATTGAGCGTCAAGACGTGGTTATCGCGTTGGGCGGGGGCGTTATCGGCGATCTTGTTGGTTTCGCGGCCGCAATTTTACGAAGAGGTGTCCGCTTCGTTCAAATTCCAACGTCCTTATTGGCCCAAGTTGACAGCTCGGTGGGTGGTAAAACCGGCGTGAATAGCCGCCATGGCAAAAATCTAATCGGGGCATTTCATCAGCCCAGCTTGGTTCTGGCAGATATCGGCATTCTCGACAGCCTGCCGCAGCGTGATCTTATCGCCGGATATGGCGAGGTTGTAAAATACGGGCTGCTTGGAAATGCTGATTTTTTCGAATGGCTCGAGGTGAACGGCCCTTTGATTGCTGCAGGCGATAAGGTTGCGCGCGAGGAAGCCGTTAGAACATCGTGTCAAATGAAAGCCGATATCGTGATGCGAGATGAAACCGAGCAGGGTGATCGCGCTTTGCTCAATCTTGGGCACACGTTCTGTCATGCTTTGGAAAATGCAACCGGCTATTCACAGCGTCTGCTGCATGGTGAGGGAGTTGCCATTGGCACGGCGCTGGCATTTGAACTGTCAAGCCGATTGCAGCTTTGCTCTCAGGAAGATCCCAGCCGCGTTCGGGCGCATCTCCGCCAGATGGGGATGAAATGTGATCTTAAAGATATTCCTGGCGATTTGCCCACAGCAGAGGCGCTTTTGGATCTTATGTTGCAAGATAAGAAGGTGCTCGATGGCACATTACGCTTGATACTTGCCAAAGGCATTGGTCAGGCTTTCCTTACGTCTGACGTACCACAATCGGCGCTGCTTGGGCTTTTGAAAGATGCGCTGGCTGATCGTGCAGCCTAATTTAAGGCTGCGCATATATCTATCTTAAAAGGGAATTTCATCATCCAGGTCGCGTGACGGGCTGGGTTGCCCTTGCGGCGAAGCATAGCCGCCGCTCGCGGGCGTGCCACTGTCATAACTTCCCATATCGTCATTGCCGATGCTGCCATAACCAGCGGAGGCGCCAGCATTATCGCTGCGACCGTCAAGCATGGTAAGCTCTGAGCGGTAAGGGCGCAGCACAACCTCGGTGGAATAACGATCGGCGCCGGATTGATCCTGCCATTTTCGGGTTTCCAATTGACCTTCAATGTAAATTTTAGAGCCTTTGCGTAGATATTGCTCAGCCACGCGCACCAGTGGTTCTGAAAAGATCGCAACGCTGTGCCATTCCGTTTTCTCGCGGCGCTCGCCGGTGTTTCGATCTTTCCAATTTTCAGATGTGGCGATGCGAAGGTTGCAAACTTTGCCTCCATTTGGGAAATTTCGCACCTCGGGGTCGCGGCCTAAATTTCCGATTAAAATAACCTTATTTACCGAGCCCGCCATGATGTTTCTCCTGTCGAATCTAAAACCAATCTTATTCAGGTTAGAACATTCAAAACCAGTGAAGGAAAGATTAATTGCGCGTCGCGTGTCGTGAATGGCTGTTTTAGAAGCCCATAAACGGGTTTCTGCGATGAAAGCGACGCTTTGCCGAAGGCGATACGGCTCAAAGCTGTCTTGGGTCGCATCTGCTCCAGTGATCCATTTTGCTGCGAAACCACGTGCGTTGTCGTTTGGCATATTGACGGGTCGCGATTGTGGCCTCTTCGATCGCTTTGCTTAACGACATTTCTCCGCGCAGATGCGCGATTAATTGGCGTGCTCCAATGGCGCGCGAGGCAGGCAAATCAGCGCTCCAGCTGGGAAGATTTGCCACTGCTT includes:
- the aroB gene encoding 3-dehydroquinate synthase; this encodes MRKVHVDLGARSYDIVIGTAIIDDCATLLRPLLHRMKVAIVTDDQVGALHLDALVGTLTGAGIDCVSLNLPAGEATKSWAKLGDTVDWLLAQKIERQDVVIALGGGVIGDLVGFAAAILRRGVRFVQIPTSLLAQVDSSVGGKTGVNSRHGKNLIGAFHQPSLVLADIGILDSLPQRDLIAGYGEVVKYGLLGNADFFEWLEVNGPLIAAGDKVAREEAVRTSCQMKADIVMRDETEQGDRALLNLGHTFCHALENATGYSQRLLHGEGVAIGTALAFELSSRLQLCSQEDPSRVRAHLRQMGMKCDLKDIPGDLPTAEALLDLMLQDKKVLDGTLRLILAKGIGQAFLTSDVPQSALLGLLKDALADRAA
- the ssb gene encoding single-stranded DNA-binding protein gives rise to the protein MAGSVNKVILIGNLGRDPEVRNFPNGGKVCNLRIATSENWKDRNTGERREKTEWHSVAIFSEPLVRVAEQYLRKGSKIYIEGQLETRKWQDQSGADRYSTEVVLRPYRSELTMLDGRSDNAGASAGYGSIGNDDMGSYDSGTPASGGYASPQGQPSPSRDLDDEIPF